A single region of the Triticum dicoccoides isolate Atlit2015 ecotype Zavitan chromosome 2B, WEW_v2.0, whole genome shotgun sequence genome encodes:
- the LOC119367926 gene encoding disease resistance protein Pik-1-like, producing MKQKIVIQLSMSCDKSRSKALTLAARAAGVTSMGITGDARDQLEVVGDGVDPVCLVSCLRKKLGHAQIIKVEEVKKPDEKKKDDPKPAVPVPVNPPPCYYHHQYQAPHMVVCEEQPGNCRTM from the exons ATGAAG CAAAAGATTGTCATCCAATTGAGCATGTCGTGCGACAAGAGCCGGTCCAAAGCACTAACGCTGGCcgccagagcagccggggtgacgtCTATGGGCATAACCGGCGACGCGAGGGACCAGCTGGAGGTGGTCGGCGACGGCGTCGACCCGGTGTGCCTCGTCAGCTGCCTCCGCAAGAAGCTCGGACACGCCCAAATCATCAAGGTGGAGGAGGTGAAGAAGCCGGATGAAAAGAAGAAGGATGACCCGAAGCCGGCCGTGCCCGTGCCCGTGAACCCGCCGCCGTGCTACTACCACCACCAGTACCAGGCGCCGCACATGGTAGTCTGCGAGGAACAGCCCGGGAACTGCCGGACCATGTAG